The Streptomyces sp. R28 region GGACCTGACAGCCCCGGAGAGCTGGGAAGGCGCCCTCGCGTTCGCCTGCGAGGGCGGCAGGACCCGCTATCTCGTCGAGGACACGCACGGTATCGCGGTGCTGGAGACGGACGCCGAGGTGCTGCGCGACTGGCCGCGCGGTCACGGGATCGACCCCACGTCATCCGAAGAGCCCCTGCTCGACGCCGAACCGCCGCAGCGGCGGCCGGCCGGTCCGCTCACCGCGGCCCGGGTCGACGACGCCTTTGGGGAGCGGCACGTGGCGCGCATACCCGAGACCGCCCTGCCCCCTGGGCTCGAACACCCGGGAACCAGACGGCACTTGCGGGACATCGGCTTCCCCGCGTGGTGGCAGTGCCACATGGCCGAGTACGAGGCCCGTCCCGCCGACGCCATGCGGCCTCCCGGCGCCGGTGACCTGTCCGAGGACGGCCTGCCCAGCGGTGTGACCGCCGCCGCCCTGATCGCCTTCGGCACGTGCGACTACGGCGAGCTGTATCTGCACCGCCACGACGGGTCCGTACACATCTGGAGTCGCCTGGACGGCCCGACAGACGAGACGCTGGTGCCGCTCGCCCCGGACCTCGATGCCTTCACGCGCATCCTCGAGGCCGTCTACCGCTACAGCAACGCCTGCTGGCATCCCTACCCGGTGGAGGGCGACCAGGAGGCGGTGGCGCAGGTGTTCCTGGATGAGGTGGAGGAGCTGGCTCCGGGCTTGTTCGATCCGGAGACGCCCAGCGGGATGATGTGGAGCTGGCTCTACGCAGGCATCACCGAACTGGGCGTGGACGGCTTCTAGCGCGCGGTTTTCGTCGCCGGTCCAGTAGTCCTTGTGCCA contains the following coding sequences:
- a CDS encoding SUKH-4 family immunity protein yields the protein MNEELDDVLADPARLLTADRTAVRDHIAAADKAAPSVGGEAFLQAEAIFGGADVTPAEFASWLHFAAKATGHEEYAEQIAKAEPGMPWRTVWAWWRPANWFMAHPSLNGDYYQVHRRLYEGREIIEVVDHRGPLWLDAETGRRVMVQDEGALVEAPFSPGALDAPELRDLDLTAPESWEGALAFACEGGRTRYLVEDTHGIAVLETDAEVLRDWPRGHGIDPTSSEEPLLDAEPPQRRPAGPLTAARVDDAFGERHVARIPETALPPGLEHPGTRRHLRDIGFPAWWQCHMAEYEARPADAMRPPGAGDLSEDGLPSGVTAAALIAFGTCDYGELYLHRHDGSVHIWSRLDGPTDETLVPLAPDLDAFTRILEAVYRYSNACWHPYPVEGDQEAVAQVFLDEVEELAPGLFDPETPSGMMWSWLYAGITELGVDGF